From the Kallotenue papyrolyticum genome, the window GGTGCCGCCCCCTCAGAGGCCGGCGTGTTTCCACGCCCTGCAGCGGCATGTCAAGCCTGGGTGAGGTGCTTCGTGTTGCGTCGAATTAAACCACACGCTCCGCTGCTTGTGCGGGCCCCCGTCAATTCCTTTGAGTTTTAGCCTTGCGGCCGTAGTTCCCAGGCGGTGGAGTCAACGCGTAAGCTGCGGCACGGAGGCGCGCAATCACGCCCCCACACCTGCTCCACATCGTTTACGGCGTGGACTACCGGGGTATCTAATCCCGTTTGCTCCCCACGCTGTCGCGCCTCAGCGTCAGGTCCGTGCCAGGTGACCGGCTTCCCCACTGGTGTTCTGCCCGATCTCTACGCATTTCACCGCTCCACCGGGCGTTCCATCACCCTCTCACGGCCTCCAGCGCGCCGGTCCACCCAGACCTCCTCCCATTGAGCGGGAGACTGTCACCGGGTGCCTGGCGCGCCGCCTGCGCGCGCTGTACGCCCAGTAAATCCGGACAACGCTTGCCCCCTCTGTCTTACCGCGGCTGCTGGCACAGAGTTAGCCGGGGCTTCTTCCGTGGGTACCGTCCCTCTCGTCCCCACGAAAAGGAGTTTACAACCCGAAGGCCGTCGTCCTCCACGCGGCGTTGCTCGGTCAGGCTTGCGCCCATTGCCGAAGATTCCTTGCTGCTGCCACCCGTAGGTGTCTGGGCCGTGTCTCAGTCCCAGTCTGGCTGGCCGTCCTCTCAGACCAGCAACCCGTCATCGGCTTGGTAGGCCATTACCCTACCAACGACCTGATGGGCCGCGCGCCCCTCCCACGGCGCCTCTCGGCTTTCCGCGTCCGGCACCCCGGACGTGCGTATGCGGTCTTAGCGGGTGTTTCCACCCGGTATCCCCCACCGCGGGGCAGGTTACGCACGTGTTCCTCAGCCGTTCGCCGCTGCCGAGCCGAAGCTCGGCCGCTCGACTTGCATGCATTAGGCACGCCGCCAGCGTTGATCCTGAGCCAGGATCAAACTCGTCATCCAGATCGTGAAGCGCGGTGCGCTTCAGACAGGCTTCGGCCACGCATCACACGTCAGTTGGTCAGGTGCGCACGCGACCCCAGGCGACAAAAAATCGAGGGAGCGAAACCGCGCCACTCGATGGGTGCCTGGTTGTCGCGGTCTGCCCGCTCCCGGGCGAAACCTGCCGCGTCCATCGCGGCGAAATGGAATGATACCACGCGTTACGACTGTTGTCAAGCGTTGGTTTTCTTCCACCTGCCGCCGCAGCGCTGCTGCTCCGCGACGGCGAGGTGCTATTGTACCACGCTGCTGCTGTCTGTCAAGGATAGCTTCCGCTGCACGTGCCGACGCGTTTCATAGCGGCGGCGCGGCGGCCAGCACCATCTGTTGCAGCTCTAGGAGCTGGCGAATGCCGTGCTCGCCCAGGCGGAGCAGCAGATCAAGTTGTGCTCGGTCAAAGGCGCTACCCTCGGCAGTTGCCTGCAGCTCGACCAGGCGGCCATCGCCGGTCTGCACCAGGTTGGCATCCACGTCGGCGATGCTGTCTTCGCTGTAATCCAGGTCGAGCAGCGCTTCGCCCTTGACGATGCCAACACTGACGGCCGCAATCGGGGTAACCAGGGGCGAGGTGGCGAGCTCACCCCGTGCTAGCAAGCGCTGGATTGCCCGCGCCAACGCGACATAGCCGCCGGTGATCGCCGCGGTGCGCGTGCCGCCATCGGCCTGCAGTACATCGCAATCGATCGTGATGGTGCGCTCGCCCAGCAGGCTCAAGTCGAGCGCAGCACGGAGCGAGCGCCCGATCAGCCGCTGAATCTCCTGCGTACGTCCGCCCAAGCCGTTGCGCTCGCGGCGGGTGCGCGTGAGTGTTGCGCGCGGCAAGAGCGCGTATTCAGCAGTGAGCCAGCCCTGCGGCTCGGCCTGGCCCCGCAGCCAGGCCGGTACTCCTGCTTCCACCGTCGCGCTGCATAAGACATGCGTGTTGCCGTAGCGGATCAGCGCCGAGCCCTCGGCATAGCGCTGGTAGTCCACGATGATCTCGATCGGCCGCAGTTGGTCAGCGGCGCGTCCATCGCTGCGTGGCATGATCGCTTCCCCCCATGGTGCTGATGCTGCCGTGCTGCCACAGTATAGATCGCCTGCGCGTCCCGTGGCGCGGGTGGTATACTGATCGACGCATGGGCGCCTGCTGCTTGCTCAAATGTTCGAGTCGGTGGTATACTGGCGTCCACTCATTCGCGCCGCTCCGAGGAGCTTCTGCCTGTCGCGGCGCGATTGTTTGTCTCGCGGCCTGACGCCACCGATGGCTGGCTGTGGAGGATGGAGCGCATGGTCAAAGACCGGATCATCATCAAGGGTGCGCGCGAGCACAACCTCAAGAATATCGACCTGGAGCTGCCCCGTGATAAGCTGGTGGTGCTGACCGGCGTCTCCGGTTCGGGCAAATCCTCGCTGGCCTTCGACACGCTCTACGCCGAGGGTCAGCGCCGCTACGTCGAATCGCTCTCATCCTATGCCCGCCAGTTTCTGGGCCAGATGGAAAAGCCCAAGGTCGATTACATCGGCGGTTTGTCGCCGGCGATCGCCATTGAACAGAAGTCGGCCTCCAAAAATCCGCGCTCAACTGTCGGCACCGTCACCGAGATCTACGACTATCTGCGCGTGCTGTACGCGCGCGTTGGTGTGCCGCACTGCCATCAGTGCGGACGCCCGATCGGCTCGCAGACGGCGCAACAGATGGTCGATCGCGTGCTGCAGCTGCCGCCCGGCACGCGTTTCATGGTGCTGGCGCCGGTGGTCTCGTTGCGCAAGGGCGAGTACCAGGAGATCTTCGCCGATGCGCGCGCCGAGGGCTTCAGCCGCGTGCGCGTGGATGGCGAGGTGCGCAGCCTCCACGAAGAGATCAAACTCAATAAGAAGGTTAAGCACTCGATCGAGATCGTCGTCGATCGGCTGCAGATCCCGGACGACGCGTCGGCGGCCGCGGGTGACGAGCCTGCGGCGCTGGTGGGTCTGGCCGAGCGTAAAGCGCCCTACCTGGCCGACGGCTCCGAGTCGGCGCAGGCGGCCTTTGTCACGCGACTGACCGACAGCATCGAGACGGCGCTGCGCCTGGGCGATGGCCGGGTGATCATCAGCGTGCAGCGCGCCGCGGACGAGGTGCGCTCCGAGGTTGCGCCCCAGCACCGCACGGCGCTAACGTTGCGGCGTGAGGATCATCCCGACGAGTGGACCATGAGCGAGAACTTCGCCTGCACGCACTGTGGCATCTCCTTTCAGGAACTGACGCCGCAGATGTTCTCGTTCAACGCGCCCCAGGGCGCCTGCCCCACCTGCGCCGGCCTCGGCACGCGGCTGGAGGTCGATCCCGATCTGATCGTGCCCAATCCTGAGCTGTCGCTGCATGAAGGCGCGGTGGTGTATTGGGGCGAGCTGCGCAAAAAGAAAGACTCCTGGGGCTACCGCGCGTTGCTGTGCATCGCCCAGCACTACGGCTTCGATCTGGACACACCCTGGAAGGATCTGCCCGAACGGGTGCGCCAGGTGCTGCTGTATGGCTCCGGCAGGGAGCGCATCCGCTTCGCGTGGGATGGCGCCTACGGCAGCGGCAGCTCGCTACGCACCTGGGAGGGGCTCTCCAGCGAGATCACCCGCCGCTTCCACCAGACCGGCTCGGACGGCATGCAGGAGTATTACCGCGCCTATATGAGCGAGCAGCCCTGTCCGGCCTGTGGCGGCGCAAAGCTGCGCCCCGAAAGCCTGGCAGTGACGGTCGGCGGCCTGTCGATCAAGGAGATGACGGCGCTGACCATCGACCAGGCCTATGCCTGGGCCTGCAAACTGTCGGGCACGACCGACCGCTGGTACGGGCAGATCGATGCGGCGCAGCTCGATGCGCGCGTCGCGGCGACGGAGCGTCTCAGCGACTATGAGCTGGCCGTGGCGGGCGAGGTGCTCAAGGAGATTCGCGAACGGCTCGGATTTTTGCTCAACGTTGGCCTGCACTACCTGACGCTGGATCGCGCCGCGCCCTCGCTCTCCGGCGGCGAGACGCAGCGCATCCGGCTGGCCTCGCAGATCGGTTCGGGGCTGGTGGGCGTGATGTACATCCTCGACGAGCCGAGCATCGGGCTTCATCAGCGCGACAACCGCAAGCTGATCGACACACTGCTCAAGCTGCGCGACCTGGGCAACACCGTGCTGGTGGTCGAGCACGATGAAGAGACGATCCGCACCGCCGACTGGGTTGTTGATTTCGGCCCGCGCGCCGGCGTCCACGGCGGGCAGGTGGTGGCCGAAGGTCCGCCGGAGCAGATTGCGCGCAGCGCAACCTTGACCGGCGCCTACCTCTCCGGCAGGTTACAGATCGCCGTGCCGGCGCAGCGCCGCCAGCCGACGGGGTGGCTCCATCTGCGCGGTGCGCA encodes:
- the rph gene encoding ribonuclease PH, with the translated sequence MPRSDGRAADQLRPIEIIVDYQRYAEGSALIRYGNTHVLCSATVEAGVPAWLRGQAEPQGWLTAEYALLPRATLTRTRRERNGLGGRTQEIQRLIGRSLRAALDLSLLGERTITIDCDVLQADGGTRTAAITGGYVALARAIQRLLARGELATSPLVTPIAAVSVGIVKGEALLDLDYSEDSIADVDANLVQTGDGRLVELQATAEGSAFDRAQLDLLLRLGEHGIRQLLELQQMVLAAAPPL
- the uvrA gene encoding excinuclease ABC subunit UvrA, whose translation is MVKDRIIIKGAREHNLKNIDLELPRDKLVVLTGVSGSGKSSLAFDTLYAEGQRRYVESLSSYARQFLGQMEKPKVDYIGGLSPAIAIEQKSASKNPRSTVGTVTEIYDYLRVLYARVGVPHCHQCGRPIGSQTAQQMVDRVLQLPPGTRFMVLAPVVSLRKGEYQEIFADARAEGFSRVRVDGEVRSLHEEIKLNKKVKHSIEIVVDRLQIPDDASAAAGDEPAALVGLAERKAPYLADGSESAQAAFVTRLTDSIETALRLGDGRVIISVQRAADEVRSEVAPQHRTALTLRREDHPDEWTMSENFACTHCGISFQELTPQMFSFNAPQGACPTCAGLGTRLEVDPDLIVPNPELSLHEGAVVYWGELRKKKDSWGYRALLCIAQHYGFDLDTPWKDLPERVRQVLLYGSGRERIRFAWDGAYGSGSSLRTWEGLSSEITRRFHQTGSDGMQEYYRAYMSEQPCPACGGAKLRPESLAVTVGGLSIKEMTALTIDQAYAWACKLSGTTDRWYGQIDAAQLDARVAATERLSDYELAVAGEVLKEIRERLGFLLNVGLHYLTLDRAAPSLSGGETQRIRLASQIGSGLVGVMYILDEPSIGLHQRDNRKLIDTLLKLRDLGNTVLVVEHDEETIRTADWVVDFGPRAGVHGGQVVAEGPPEQIARSATLTGAYLSGRLQIAVPAQRRQPTGWLHLRGAQQNNLREIDVDIPLGVFVAVTGVSGSGKSSLISETLYPALAARLNRAQLRPGKHRALEGLEQLDKVIDIDQSPIGRTPRSNPATYVKLFDLIREVFAQTPEARLRGYDPGRFSFNLKGGRCEACEGNGEKKIEMHFLADVWVRCDVCKGKRYNRETLQVRYKGKTIADVLDMDVQTALEFFENVPRIRRILQTLHDVGLDYIKLGQSATTLSGGEAQRVKLAKELCRVATGRTIYILDEPTTGLHFADVQNLLTVLHRLVAAGNTVIVIEHNLDVIKTADWIIDMGPEGGAGGGLVVAQGTPEQVAQVAESHTGRFLRELLAPASAANGSGDAARRPERNGQPTDGLLGAAQRQTTSNGKANGSPPAREPSHAADAAA